A genomic segment from Nicotiana tabacum cultivar K326 chromosome 7, ASM71507v2, whole genome shotgun sequence encodes:
- the LOC107821209 gene encoding glucuronoxylan 4-O-methyltransferase 1-like: MKTKTQSSLSLKLLVISVFIAFLLLFVLRSRLTSSGENTSFLLSASSISNAFLPRSSASSGDKETISCSSPKCNNKIPSSVAKSLIHYATSNTTPQQKLDEISITSNILDKKSPCTFLVFGLGHDSLMWHTLNFGGRTIFLDEDIIWIEKIKNKFPMLESYHVTYDSKVKEANVLMEAGKKPDCTAIVDPRYTKCQLALKGLPNEIYDIKWDLIMVDAPTGFHKNAPGRMTAIYTAGMMARNRENGETHVFVHDVHRNIEDKFSRQFLCDGYMKEQVGKLRHFTIPSHKTNLDMPFCP, translated from the coding sequence ATGAAAACTAAAACACAGAGTTCACTTAGCCTAAAGCTTCTTGTCATATCCGTTTTCATCGCTTTCTTACTTTTATTTGTGTTGAGATCAAGATTAACATCTTCAGGTGAAAATACATCATTTTTATTATCTGCTTCTTCAATTTCCAATGCTTTTTTACCAAGATCCTCAGCTTCTTCTGGTGACAAAGAAACAATAAGTTGCTCATCACCAAAATGTAACAACAAAATCCCATCTTCAGTAGCCAAATCTCTCATTCACTACGCAACCTCAAACACCACCCCTCAGCAAAAACTCGACGAGATATCAATAACATCCAACATTTTAGACAAGAAATCACCTTGCACTTTCCTTGTCTTTGGTCTTGGCCATGACAGTCTAATGTGGCACACACTCAACTTTGGAGGACGAACTATCTTCCTCGACGAAGATATAATTTGGATTGAAAAAATCAAGAATAAATTTCCCATGTTAGAGTCTTATCATGTTACATATGATAGTAAAGTGAAAGAAGCAAATGTTTTAATGGAAGCAGGAAAAAAACCAGACTGCACAGCTATAGTTGATCCTAGATATACAAAGTGCCAACTTGCATTAAAAGGTTTGCCAAATGAAATTTATGATATAAAATGGGATTTAATAATGGTGGATGCTCCAACAGGTTTTCATAAGAATGCACCAGGGAGAATGACAGCAATTTATACAGCAGGAATGATGGCAAGGAATAGAGAAAATGGAGAAACTCATGTGTTTGTGCATGATGTGCATAGGAATATAGAGGACAAGTTTTCTAGACAATTTTTATGTGATGGATATATGAAGGAACAAGTTGGGAAGTTAAGGCATTTCACTATTCCTAGTCATAAGACCAACTTGGATATGCCCTTTTGTCCCTAG
- the LOC107821207 gene encoding glucuronoxylan 4-O-methyltransferase 1-like: MRPKTQSSLSLKLLLICVFIAFLLLFMLRSRLVSSNESTTSSASSISHALLPRSSSSSGDKKTRTCSSPQCNKIPSSVANSLIHYTTSTITPQQTLKEISVTSKILDKKSPCNFLVFGLGHDSLMWHTLNFGGRTIFLEEDETWIEQIKKRFPMLESYHVTYDSKVNEANVLIEAGKGPECTAIADPRYSMCQLALKGLPSEIYDIKWDLIMVDAPTGYYEDAPGRMTAIYTAGMMARNKENGETHVFVHDVNRNIEDKFSREFLCDGYMKKQVGRLRHFTIPSHKSNLDMPFCP, translated from the coding sequence ATGAGACCTAAAACACAGAGTTCACTTAGCCTAAAGCTTCTTCTCATATGTGTTTTCATAGCTTTTTTACTTCTATTTATGTTGAGATCAAGATTAGTATCTTCCAACGAAAGTACAACATCTTCTGCTTCTTCAATTTCTCATGCTCTTTTACCAAGATCCTCATCTTCTTCTGGAGACAAGAAAACAAGAACTTGCTCATCACCACAATGTAATAAAATCCCATCTTCAGTAGCCAATTCCCTCATTCACTACACGACCTCAACCATCACCCCTCAACAAACACTCAAAGAGATATCAGTAACATCCAAGATTTTAGACAAGAAATCTCCTTGCAATTTCCTCGTCTTTGGTCTTGGCCATGACAGCCTAATGTGGCACACACTCAACTTTGGAGGGCGAACCATCTTCCTCGAAGAAGATGAAACTTGGATAGAGCAAATCAAGAAGAGATTTCCCATGTTAGAGTCTTATCATGTTACATATGACAGTAAAGTGAATGAAGCAAATGTTTTAATAGAAGCAGGGAAAGGACCAGAGTGTACAGCTATAGCTGATCCTAGATATTCGATGTGCCAACTCGCCTTAAAAGGGTTGCCCAGTGAAATTTATGACATAAAATGGGATTTAATAATGGTGGATGCTCCAACAGGCTATTATGAGGATGCACCAGGGAGAATGACTGCAATATATACAGCAGGAATGATGGCAAGGAACAAAGAAAATGGAGAAACTCATGTGTTTGTGCATGATGTGAATAGGAATATAGAGGACAAGTTTTCTAGGGAATTCTTGTGTGATGGATATATGAAGAAACAAGTGGGGAGATTAAGGCATTTTACTATCCCTAGTCATAAGAGCAACTTAGATATGCCCTTTTGCCCTTAG